A segment of the Lactobacillus sp. ESL0700 genome:
GGAGACACTAAGACAGGTGGTGCATGGCTGTCGTCAGCTCGTGTCGTGAGATGTTGGGTTAAGTCCCGCAACGAGCGCAACCCTTATTATTAGTTGCCAGCATTAAGTTGGGCACTCTAATGAGACTGCCGGTGACAAACCGGAGGAAGGTGGGGACGACGTCAAGTCATCATGCCCCTTATGACCTGGGCTACACACGTGCTACAATGGTTAGTACAACGAGGAGCGAACCTGTGAAGGCAAGCGAATCTCTTAAAGCTAATCTCAGTTCGGATTGCACTCTGCAACTCGAGTGCATGAAGCTGGAATCGCTAGTAATCGCGGATCAGAACGCCGCGGTGAATACGTTCCCGGGCCTTGTACACACCGCCCGTCACACCATGAGAGTCTGTAATACCCAAAGCCGGTAGGATAACCCTTCGGGGAGTCAGCCGTCTAAGGTAGGACAGATGATTAGGGTGAAGTCGTAACAAGGTAGCCGTAGGAGAACCTGCGGCTGGATCACCTCCTTTCTAAGGAAGAGCGAATAGGTGGAGAGTAGAGATACTAGAGGAAGCCTAGGAGCAACGGAAGCACACGGAGCGAGAACATTGTTTAGTTTTGAGGGTAGTACCTCAAAAGAGTTAGTACATTGAAAACTGAATATAATCCAAGAAAAAACCGAGACACAATCAAAGAGAAAAGAAACAGATTGCAAGAGCGACCGAGAGAGTAGATCTTAAGAGTAAGGTCAAGTAAAGAAGGGCGCACGGTGAATGCCTAGGCACAAGAAGGCGAAGAAGGACGCGACGAACGGCGAAATGCTTCGGGGAGCGGTAAGTACGCAGAGATCCGGAGGTATCCGAATGGGGGAACCCAATATGAGCGATCATATTACTAGCTGATGAATACATAGTCAGGTAGGGCAAGACGCAGTGAACTGAAACATCTAAGTAGCTGCAGGAAGAGAAAGAAAAATCGATTTCCCTAGTAGCGGCGAGCGAAGAGGAAAGAGCCCAAACCGATTGATTTATCAATCGGGGTTGTAGGACTGCAATAAGGTAGTGGAAGAGATAGCAGAATTATCTGGGAAGGTAAGCCAGAGAGGGTGAGAGCCCCGTAAGCGAAATTGAATTCACGCCGAGCAGGATCCTGAGTAGGCCGGAACACGAGGAATTCCGGTTGAAGCAGCGAGGACCATCTCGCAAGGCTAAATACTAATTTGTGACCGATAGTGAACCAGTACCGTGAGGGAAAGGTGAAAAGAACCCCGGAAGGGGAGTGAAAGAGAACCTGAAACCGTGTGCCTACAAGTAGTCAGAGCCCATTAAAGGGTGATGGCGTGCCTTTGTAGAATGAACCGGCGAGTTACGTTAACTAGCGAGGTTAAGTCAGAAAAGACGGAGCCGCAGCGAAAGCGAGTCTGAAAAGGGCGCGATAGTTAGTTGATGTAGACCCGAAACCAAGTGACCTACCCATGGCCAGGTTGAAGGTGCGGTAAAACGCACTGGAGGACCGAACCCACGTAAGTTAAAAATTGCGGGGATGAGCTGTGGGTAGCGGTGAAATTCCAAACGAACTTGGAGATAGCTGGTTCTCTCCGAAATAGCTTTAGGGCTAGCCTGGTGCGAGGATGATAATGGAGGTAGAGCTCTGTTTGGACGAAGGGCCCGTCAGGGGTTACTGAATTCAGATAAACTGCGAATTCCAGATATCAAAGCACTGGAGTCAGACTGCGAGTGATAAGATCCGTAGTCGAAAGGGAAACAGCCCAGATCACCAGTTAAGGTCCCAAAATCTATGCTAAGTGGAAAAGGATGTGGAGTTGCGTAGACAACTAGGATGTTGGCTCAGAAGCAGCCATCATTAAAAGAGTGCGTAATAGCTCACTAGTCGAGTGACGCTGCGCCGAAAATTTACCGGGGCTAAGCATAGTACCGAAACTGTGGATGTGTAGTAATACACGTGGTAGGAGAGCGTTCTAAGTGCGGTGAAGGCTAATCGAGAGGATAGTTGGAGCGCTTAGAAGTGAGAATGCCGGTATGAGTAGCGAAAGATAGGTGAGAATCCTATCCGCCGAAAGACTAAGGTTTCCTGGGGCAGGCTCGTCCGCCCAGGGTAAGTCGGGACCTAAGGTAAGGCCGAGAGGCGTAGCCGATGGACAACAGGTAGAGATTCCTGTACTGCGTTAAATCGTTAATAGCGAAGGAGGGACGCAGGAGGCAAGGAACGCATGGCGCTGGAAGCCATGTTCAAGCGATAAGTGAGAGAGTGAGTCAAATGCTTGCTTTCGATAATCACAAGTCGTGATGAGGAGCGAAATAAAGTAGCGAAGGTTCTGTAGTCACACTGCCAAGAAAAGCTTCTAGTGAGAGATAACGTACCCGTACCGCAAACCGACACAGGTAGTCGAGTGGAGAACACTAAGGTGAGCGAGAGAACTCTCGTTAAGGAACTCGGCAAAATCGCCCCGTAACTTCGGAAGAAGGGGTGCTGGTGTAACAGCCAGCCGCAGTGAATAGGCCCAAACAACTGTTTATCAAAAACACAGGTATCTGCAAAGTCGTAAGACGACGTATAGGTGCTGACACCTGCCCGGTGCTGGAAGGTTAAGGAGAGAGCTTAGTCGTAAGACGAAGGTTCGAACTGAAGCCCCAGTAAACGGCGGCCGTAACTATAACGGTCCTAAGGTAGCGAAATTCCTTGTCGGGTAAGTTCCGACCTGCACGAAAGGTGTAATGATTTGGGCACTGTCTCAACGAGAGACTCGGTGAAATTATAATACCCGTGAAGATGCGGGTTACCCGCGACAGGACGGAAAGACCCCATGGAGCTTTACTGCAATTTGATATTGGGTAGCTGTTAAACATGTACAGGATAGGTAGGAGCCAGAGAAGATAGGACGCTAGTCTTATTGGAGGCAATGTTGGGATACTACCCTTGTTTGATGGCTACTCTAACTAGTATCTCTAAGCGAGATATAGGACAGTGTCAGATGGGCAGTTTGACTGGGGCGGTCGCCTCCTAAAGAGTAACGGAGGCGCCCAAAGGTTCCCTCAGAATGGTTGGAAATCATTCACAGAGTGTAAAGGTATAAGGGAGCTTGACTGCGAGAGAGACAACTCGAGCAGGGACGAAAGTCGGGCTTAGTGATCTGGTGGTACCGCATGGAAGGGCCATCACTCAACGGATAAAAGCTACCCTGGGGATAACAGGCTTATCTCCCCCAAGAGTTCACATCGACGGGGAGGTTTGGCACCTCGATGTCGGCTCGTCGCATCCTGGGGCTGAAGTTGGTCCCAAGGGTTGGGCTGTTCGCCCATTAAAGCGGCACGCGAGCTGGGTTCAGAACGTCGTGAGACAGTTCGGTCCCTATCCGTCGTGGGCGTTGGAAATTTGAGAGGAGCTGTCCTTAGTACGAGAGGACCGGGATGGACATACCGCTGGTGTACCAGTTGTCTTGCCAAAGGCATAGCTGGGTAGCTAAGTATGGCAGGGATAAGCGCTGAAAGCATCTAAGTGCGAAGCCCCCCTCAAGATGAGATTTCCCATACGAAAGTAGTAAGACACCTCTAAGACTAAGAGGTAGATAGGCTAGGAGTGGAAGAGTCGTGAGACTTGGAGCGGACTAGTACTAATCAGTCGAGGACTTGACCAGAGCTTGAGCAATCTGGGATTGTGAGTAAGGATTTTCAAGAGATTATATTTAGTTTTGAGTGTAAGAACTCAAAAGAAAAAGTACGGTGGCAATAGCAAGAAGGAAACACCTGTAACCATGTCGAACACAGTAGTTAAGCTTCTTCACGCCGAGAGTAGTTGGTAGGAGACTGCCTGCGAGGGTAGGACGCTGCCGTGCTTTTTTAATATTCCGGCTTAGCTCAGTTGGTAGAGCGCTTGACTGTTAATCAAGATGTCGTCAGTTCGAGTCTGACAGCCGGAGCAAAGTGAGAGAAAGAGGACCTAGGGTCCTCTTTTTTGTGCGCTATTTTTATCTAATAATTTGTATATGCTTTCTGTTTTGAATACATGAGATTATATTGGTTAAAGGGTATAATAAGAACGGATATGTTTTTATTTAAAGGAGGAAATCACATGGTAGGAATTTTACTTGCTAGCCATGGTGGATTTGCTGATGGCATTGCTCAATCAGCTCAGATGCTATTTGGCGAACAAGAAAATTTTGCTCATGTAACTTTGTCCCCTGATGAGGGACCAGAGGATATTCATGGCAAAATGGAACAAGCAATCGCTTCATTTTCTGATCAAAATGAAGTTTTGATGTTAGTAGATCTTTGGGGTGGAACGCCATTTAATCAGGCTAATACTTTGCTTGAAGATCATTCAAACTGGGCAATTGTTGCTGGTATGAACTTACCGATGGTTGTTGAAGCTTTAACGCAAAGATTGACAAATCCTGATGCTACTGCTCAACAAGTTGCCACAGCAATCATTGCCACAGCTCGTGATGGCATTAAAACTAAACCAACCGATTTAATGCCGCAAGAAGATACAGCAGTTGCTGAGTCAGCTGCACCTGCTAAGACGCAAAAATCAATTCCAGCTGGTACAGTAATTGGTGATGGCCATATTAAAATTGTGTTAGCCCGAATTGATTCACGGCTATTGCATGGTCAAGTTGCGACTGGCTGGATTCCGACAATGCATCCTGACCGGGTAATTGTTGTATCTGATAGCGTTGCTAAGGACGAAATGCGTAAGAGCATGATTCGTGAAGCAGCACCTGCTGGTGTTAAGGCTCATACAGTTCCGCTTGACAAGATGATCGAAATTGCTAAGGATCCACGTTTTGGTAATACCCATGCATTATTATTGTTTGAAAATCCAGAGGATGTTCTAACTGTAATTAAGGGTGGTGTTGATATTAAAACTGTTAATGTTGGTTCAATGTCATATTCAGTTGGTGACGTTAATGCCAACAATGTTTTATCAATGAACCAACAGGACGTTGATACTTTCCATGAACTTGAAAAAATGGGCGTTGAGTATGACGTTCGTAAAGTTCCGACTGATAAGTCGGGCAACATGGATGCAATTTTGAATAAAGCTCAAAGTTTGCTTGATGAGCAAAAGAAGTAATGAAATAGGAGTGAAAAAATGAACGCTATACAAATGGTTTTAGTTGTTCTGGTTGCTTTCCTTGCAGGTATGGAAGGTATCTTGGATCAATGGGAATTTCACCAACCGCTGGTTGCCTGTACATTAATTGGCTTAGTTACCGGACACCTAGATTTAGGAATTATCTTGGGTGGTCAATTACAAATGATCGCTTTAGGTTGGGCTAATATTGGTGCCGCAGTTGCTCCCGACGCAGCTTTAGCATCAGTAGCTTCAGCAATTATTCTGGTTCAAAGTGGTCAAGGTACCAAAGGAATTGGGATGGCAACAGGGATTGCGATGCCTTTAGCTGTTGCTGGTTTGTTCTTAACAATGATTGTGCGGACAATTTCAACTGGTATTGTTCACATTATGGATGCCGATGCCAAAAAGGCAAATTGGCGTAAAATCAACATGTGGCAATGGATTGATGTTTGTTTGCAAGGATTAAGAATTGCTATTCCAGCTGCATTATTGCTGGCTATTCCAGCATCAACTGTTCAATATTGGCTAGGACTTATGCCTACTTGGTTAAGTGATGGTATGTCAATCGGTGGTGCGATGGTTGTAGCCGTTGGTTACGCAATGGTTATCAACATGATGGCTAGCCGTGAAGTTTGGCCATTCTTTGCAATTGGTTTTGCATTGGCAGCAATTAAAGATTTAACATTAATTGCCTTAGGTGCAATTGGTCTTGCAATGGCCGTTATGTACTTAGCTCTTGAATCAAAGGGCGGCAGTGGCAATTCTGGTTCAGATAATGACGGTACCGGCGATCCGCTCGGCGATATCATTGACGATTATTAAAGTGATATTAAGAGGAGGATTTTATAATGGCTGATCAAAAAATCAAATTAACAAAAGCCGACCGCTTCAAGGTTATGTGGCATTCACAATTTTTGCAGGCATCATGGAACTATGAAAGAATGCAAAACGGTGGTTTTGCCTACTCACTAATTCCAGCATTGAGAAAGTTATATCCGAAAAAAGAGGATATGGCGGAAGCTTTGCAACGTCACTTGGTATTCTTCAATGTTCACCCATACTTAGTTTCACCAATTATCGGGGTTACATTAGCTTTAGAAGAAGATAAGGCTAACGGTGCTAAGGTTGAAGATGAAGCTATTCAAGGGGTCAAAGTTGGTATGATGGGACCTTTGGCCGGCGTTGGTGACCCAGTATTCTGGTACACGGTCCGGCCAATTGTTGGTGCC
Coding sequences within it:
- a CDS encoding mannose/fructose/sorbose PTS transporter subunit IIA, whose amino-acid sequence is MVGILLASHGGFADGIAQSAQMLFGEQENFAHVTLSPDEGPEDIHGKMEQAIASFSDQNEVLMLVDLWGGTPFNQANTLLEDHSNWAIVAGMNLPMVVEALTQRLTNPDATAQQVATAIIATARDGIKTKPTDLMPQEDTAVAESAAPAKTQKSIPAGTVIGDGHIKIVLARIDSRLLHGQVATGWIPTMHPDRVIVVSDSVAKDEMRKSMIREAAPAGVKAHTVPLDKMIEIAKDPRFGNTHALLLFENPEDVLTVIKGGVDIKTVNVGSMSYSVGDVNANNVLSMNQQDVDTFHELEKMGVEYDVRKVPTDKSGNMDAILNKAQSLLDEQKK
- a CDS encoding PTS mannose/fructose/sorbose transporter subunit IIC, producing MNAIQMVLVVLVAFLAGMEGILDQWEFHQPLVACTLIGLVTGHLDLGIILGGQLQMIALGWANIGAAVAPDAALASVASAIILVQSGQGTKGIGMATGIAMPLAVAGLFLTMIVRTISTGIVHIMDADAKKANWRKINMWQWIDVCLQGLRIAIPAALLLAIPASTVQYWLGLMPTWLSDGMSIGGAMVVAVGYAMVINMMASREVWPFFAIGFALAAIKDLTLIALGAIGLAMAVMYLALESKGGSGNSGSDNDGTGDPLGDIIDDY